Below is a genomic region from Spirosoma radiotolerans.
CACACGAATCCACAGCAGGACAGCATTCGTTGGGGTAGTGCCGAGATTGTGAAATGGACAGGTACCAATGGGGTTAAGCTGGAAGGACTGCTCTTTAAACCGGAAGGTTTCGACCCCAAGAAGAAGTACCCGATGCTCACGTACTTCTATGAGCGCAATGCTGAGACCTTAAACGACTACCGGGCTCCATCGCCAAGCCGCTCGACGATCAACATCCCTTACTGCGTTTCAAATGGCTATCTGGTCTTCGTACCGGATATCGTTTACACCACGGGTCAGCCCGGCCCGAACGCCTACGACTGTATTGTACCGGGCGTGTTGAGCCTCCTCGATAAGGGCTTCGTTGACCGGGATCGACTTGGTATTCAGGGACAAAGCTGGGGTGGTTACCAAACCGCGTACATCATCACGCGAACCAACCTGTTCCGGGCTGCCGAAGCCGGTGCACCCGTTGCCAACATGACGTCGGCCTACGGTGGTATCCGCTGGGAAACAGGGATGAGCCGGGCCTTCCAGTACGAAAAAACCCAGAGCCGAATTGGTGGTACGCTGTGGGACAAACCCATGAACTACATCGAAAACTCGCCCCTTTTCTTTGCCAATCGCATCGAAACGCCCCTCATGATGACGCACAATGACGCCGATGGAGCCGTCCCCTGGTATCAGGGTATCGAGCTGTTTTCTGCCCTGCGCCGGTTGAACAAGCCCGTTTGGATGCTGGTCTACAATGGCGAAGGGCATAATCTGACCCAGCGGCATAATGCCAAAGACCTGAGTATTCGCTTGTATCAATATTTCGATTACTACCTTAAAGATGCGCCCATGCCGATCTGGATGAAGGAAGGCCGCAGCGCCGTGGAGAAAGATCGGGGCGAGATGAAGTACGGCATCAGGCAGAGCGCTGATGCACCACAACGGTAATGCATAAAGTCTCACGACAGGTCCACTAAATCAGAACGCCCGATTACAGTTGTAATCGGGCGTTCTGATTTAGTGGACCTGCGTTTTATTGGGCTGACGCGGCTTCCTTCACCACTTCACCTTTGAGATACAACGTTTGCGAACCACCCTCGGCGTTTGATTCAACCAGAACGGTTTTGTTGAATGCGCCTAGTGCAGCCGCATTGAACGTCGCCTTGATCTTTCCCGTCTGGCCGGGTAACACCGCACCTTTTGGGTAGTCGACGCCCGTACAACCGCAGGAGCCTTTTGCTGAATTGATAACCAGCGGTAATTCGCCTGTATTGGTAAATGTGTATTCAGCCGTAACGGGCTTGCCTTGGGCAATACGCCCAAAATCGTGGGTGGCACTACGCCAGTTGAACAGGGCCGCTGGAACAGTCATGGCAATGGAAGCCGTCAGTAAAATCAGCGAAGCGAAGAATAGGATGCGTTTCATAAAAAAACGGTTTATAAGATTTGTAACACCGCTCACCTGAGCGACAATGCAAACCTACCCCGCCCTTCGCAGTCCCTTTGTTAAGCGGTTGCTAACGTTTGTTAATGAGTTGTTAATTAGTTGGGTACAATAGCTCAGACGCTATCTTTGAGTGAAAGAGCGGCCGTTTCTCCATTTGTTCATTCGCTCTTTCACTCATTAACTCTTCCGCTCTTTACCTATGTCTCGCCTGCGTCTATTGATCGTACTTTCGGTTTTATCCATCATCGGCATCCTGGCGGTGCAGGCGATATGGGTGCGAAATGCCTACGCCCTACGGGAACGGCAGTTCCGGCAATCAGCCTTCATTGCCTTGCAGGACGTAGCCGATGACGTAGCCCAACTAAATCACTTTACGATCAATCGGTACGCGGTCACACAGCTTTCGCCTGATTACTTCATTGTCAACACCGATGCACCAATTGATCCGGTCACCCTGGAAGCCTTCATCCAGCGATCGCTTCAACAACACCATCTTATTACAGATTATGAATATGGTATCTATAATTGCGAAACCGACCGCATGGTCTATGGTGCCTATGTGAGCACCAGCAGTTCAACGCCCTTGACAACAGGTATTCAGGGCAAAAATCTACCGAAGTTTCCGCGCTACACTTACTACTTCGGTATTCGATTTCCGAACCAAACGGGTTTTGTAGCGGGGCAATTGAGTGGCTGGCTATGGTCCACAGTGGCGGTATTGGTGGTGGTTATGTTCTTTGGCTATACGCTGAGCGTTGTGCTGAAACAACGGCGGCTAACGGAAGTACAGCGTGACTTCATCAACAACATTACCCACGAACTTCAAACGCCCGTTTCCACCATTCGCGTGGCGGCCGACGTGCTTCAATCCGACGCCATTCTTCAACAACCCGACCGTCTGAAGCAATACGCCAGGGTCATGGGTGAAGAAAGTCGGCGGTTGCAGAAGCAGATTAACAGCGTCCTGCAATTGGCCCGTTCGGAACGCAACGGCTTTGTGCTTGATCGGGAAGTTATTGATCTACACGAACTTATGACGACTGTTGCGGACAGATTTGCGCCCTACGTAACGCTTGGCCTCATGGCACCAGATGCCCGCCTTCAGGCCGACCGGTATCATCTCGAAACGTCGCTCAATAACCTGATCGACAATGCCTTAAAATATTGCACTACTACTCCCTGCGTTCTCCTGGAAACCCGGCTCGAACGCGGCCAGTTGATTTGGTCCGTTAAAGACAATGGTATTGGCATTGCCCCGGAACATCAGAAAGCCGTTTTTCATCAGTTCTTCCGCGTCACCTCCGGCCACACCCACAACGTCAAAGGATTTGGCCTGGGGCTTTATTACGTTCATCAGGTCATGCGGGCGCACGGCTGGCGGTTAACCCTGACGAGCCAGCCAGATCAGGGAAGTACGTTTGCCATCGCCTGCCCTTATTTAAAGAGCGTAAGAGTGAATGAGCGTAAGAGTGAGTGCCCAAGCGGAGCGAAAGTAGTGTAACGAAGCGACTATCTGCACTCACTTTTCTTGGGTATTCACTCTTTCGTTTATTCATTCTTTATCTCTTTCGCTTTGAACACCGCTCATATCCTGTTTGTCGAAGATGACATCAATCTCGGCTTTGTTGTCCGCGACACCCTTGAAAATGTGCCTTTTGCGGTAACACATTGTACAACCGGGCCCGAAGCCTGGGTTGCTTTTCAAACGCAATCATTTGATTTATGCCTGCTGGATGTCATGCTGCCCCAAACAGATGGCTTTACACTGGCGCGCCAGATTCGGTCTGTAAATACGCAAATCCCGATCCTGTTTCTGAGTGCGCTGGCAGATAAAAGCGACCGGCTGCAAGGGTTACGGCTTGGTGCCGATGACTACCTGACCAAGCCTTTCAGCGTTGAGGAGCTCCTCCTGAAAATCAATATTTTCCTGCGCCGAACGATTAAAGAAGCCAGCCTGCTCACAAATACGTTTCTCGACAGAAAAAATTTAACGCTTTCGGTTCATGGGCAAACGCAGATACTCACTCAACGCGAAGCCGATGTGATGGCTTACCTCCTCGACCGGCCCAACACGCTCGTCCGGCGCGATGAACTATTACGGGCCGTTTGGGGCGACGATGACTATTTTATGGGCCGCAGTCTCGACGTTTTTATTTCCCGGCTTCGCAAACGGCTTGCCCAGAGCGCAAGCCTTCGGATTGAAAATGTGCACAGTGTCGGATTTATTTTGCGACAGTAATTCACTTAGTTTGTAGGGTGTTTTTATTTTTACCGAATGAATTTTCGACTGTCTGTCCTTGCCACAACAGCTTTTTTACTTGCCTACGGCTGTAAAACGGCTAAACTTATTACGAATAACGCCCCAGCTTCAGCCAGCATTACCGAAGAAGGGTTACTCAACTGTTTCACAGCAGGTACAGTACTCAATGGTCAACCCGTCTGGTGCGAAGCATCAGCTGTTTTATACGATGGCAAAAATCTGTTTTTCGCCAACGACAAAGATATGCCTACCGGGATGAGTCCCGTATTTGAAAAAACACCCGCATCGCTGGGCGATTCGACCAAAACACCCACTTATCTAACGCAACCAGCTTTTTCGACGACCCGCAAATACGAAGATTTCGCCCAGACACCCAATCAAGCCAACGGCTTTGTTTTTCTAACGACCGCTTTTGACCGGGTGAAGTCCGGAAGCCACGATTGGGATAATTACAACACCATTTTATATTGGCGCAAAGGCGATGAACAGCATCCGCACGTGCTGGCTCCCGATGATACCAGCCGCACCTCGATAGCCTACCGGCAGCGGATTGCTCAACTCCTGGCAACTGATGAGTTTCCCGGTGCGCTCCCTTACTTCAAGGTTGAAGGCTTAGCGGCTACGGATAAACAGTTGCTGTTTGGGATTCGGGAAGAAGGCAAATCGTATGAGAGTTTTACTTACCGCGCAAAAATCATCAGCGTGTCGTACCGGATCGAAAAAACTGGCAACGGAGAGCGGATTCGCCTGTCTGACGACTGGAAGATCATTAACAATTTTGACATCGCGAAAGCGGATGCCAGTTTGCCTAAACCACTGGCCCTGTCAAGTTTGGAATATGATCCATATCGGAACCGGTTCTGGATGCTAACCTCGCTTGAGCAGAATGGCCAGTTCGATGCCTACCTCTGGACAATCACGCCAAATGATTTGTATGCCAACAAACCCTTTACACTCCTGCGTAATGCCCAAGGCCAGCCCCTGCACACGGCTGGTCATAAGGCCGAAGATTTAACCTTTCTGGATGCCAACCGGGTTCTGCTCATTCATGATGACGACCGAGGGCGAACAACGGTTGGCAGCCGCATCAGACGACCCAATCAGGCGGCCTACACCATTCTTACTGTATCGTCCCGAAGAAATCGTATGTCCCTAAAATAAATGATAGAACACCCGTGGCATGAGTTGCCCCTTTAATGGGAATCAACTGAACATTAGTAGCACCCCGTTTTGTCATGGCATCGTAGGCATTTTGTGAATTCAGGAAATTGACGATCTCATCGGCATCTCCGTGATAAAGTCGGGTGGGCGTACGAGGCTTCCAGTCATGCACGTCATTATCCTGAACAGCGGCCAAAAAAGCCTTGTCGGTGCCGTTGTTAATGCCCTGCCTGAAGCTGTCGGTGAAAGCCTGATTCAGACTAACGTTGATGGTCGCGTTATTACCCTGAGCGGCAATTTGCGTAGCATAAGGCTCTTTGAAGTAAGCAGACGCGGGTCGATTGAGCCCGTAAATCCGGTCGTAGGTTTGCAACACCCAAAGATAAAGCCGATTAATATAATCAACACCTGATGACTTTTCGTTGATGATCTGCTTCATAAACGCTGGTTTGTCATAGGCACCCGCGCCACAACTCGAGGCCACCAGATTGAATTCGGTACCGGTTTCTTCTTCGATTTTCTTTTGCAAAGACATGGTTGCATAACCCCCTTCTGAATACCCCGCAATCATCAATCGCTTATCCCAGTTGATCTGTTGATCGGTCAGGAAGTCACGGGTAGCGCGTATCATATCAAGCGATGCGGTGGCCAGTCCATTGCGCTGTTCATAGGTGTGCGGTAAATCCTTCGATGCACCGTATCCAATGTAATCCGGGGCTGCAATGATATACCCCTGAGAGGCAAACACAGACCCAAAACTATACGCTTCGCTGCTTGAGTAAAAATTCGATGGAGCGTCGTCCTCTCTAGTAATCGTGCCGTGCTGCATACTGATCATAGCAACCGGCGTTGGCACAGAGGGAATGATTAGCGCACCAGACGCCTTGATGGTTTTTCCATCCGTATTGGTTGTCGTATACTCCAGCCGATACGCCTTAATGCCATACCGGATAAAAAACTGAAGGGGCGCATTGACTCCCGTAAAACGACTACGCAACTGAGCGGTTGTGTATTCACCAAGGAGTGCACTACTAACCAGTGTTCGGGCAGGAACCGGCGTGACCGATTCTGTTGAGTTGGATTGCTTACAACTACTTGGCGCAACGAGTAACATAGCCCCAAGCAGGAAGAGAAAAATTGTTGATTTTAACAAGATCATGGATGAGAAAAGAAAAGTACACCTCCTAGTATCTTTTTAACGTTCCACACCCAATTTTCGTTTGGCTCCAGCCGACAATAAACGAAAAATAAATAAAGCTATCTCACTGTCAATCAAACATATACAATAAATAAAGATAGACTTTACATGAATCTAAAAACGATTGGCTTTTAAGTGCTTAAAAGCTTCTATATACCCGTGGTGAGCTTTCATCGGATTATGTGGAACACGCTCTACAACTATAGGCATCTTACTTCCCGGTTACTCTATAAAATAACTACACTTTACGAATAATACTGAATTGGAGCTTTTCCTTCCTTCTTCCCTTACGATCTGTTTATCAACAGGTTATAAACGCATTTATTGTCATATAAGATGTCTTCTGATTAAACTGGTACAGCGTTTGGGTAATTACAGTCAGTACCAAATATTCACAACACTATGAATAGTCAGTTGAAATCAGCCGGAACCAGGTCACTTGCGATGCTTATGGCCGCCGGTATCTTATCAGGCAACATTTTAACGAGTTGTAAATCATCTGCCCAGTCGTTAAATAAAACACAGAAGGGCGGCATTGTAGGAGCCAGTGGTGGCGCTGTTATTGGCGGCATGATTGGTAAGTCGAAAGGTAATACCGCGTTGGGCGCTATACTTGGCGCTACTGTTGGTGGTGCAGCCGGGGCCGTCATTGGCCGTCGGATGGACAAGCAGGCGGAAGAAATGAAACGCGATATGCCTAATGCGCAGGTAGAGCGGGTTGGTGAGGGTATCAAAGTATCTCTTGGCTCCGACATTTTGTTTGACGTGGACTCGTACGCCCTGAAGTCAGATACGAAGCAACAGCTCATCGATTTTGCTAAATCGCTTAATAAATACGAAGATACCGATATAGTAGTGGAAGGCCATGCTGATGCTACGGGGTCAGATGCGCACAACCTGACGCTCTCGAAACAACGGGCCGATGCGGTCGCTAAATTTTTGGAAGCACAGGGCGTAAAAACATCCCGAGTAGACGAAAAAGGATACGGTGAAGCCCAGCCCATTGCAGATAACAGCACCGAAGCTGGACGTCGCAAAAACCGCCGGGTAGATGTAGCCGTTTTTGCGAACAAGAAACTGCAGCGTGATGCCAAAGATGGCAAAATAGGTGAATAATTAAGGGGTAGATCAGAGTAGTCATAGTGTCTATAACTACTCTGATCTACTTGTTTGGCTAAACTAATAAAGCGATGGCAACGGTAAAAAAGGGCGACGAAGTAACCTGGAACTACGGCAAAGGCAAAGCAAAAGGCACTGTTGCCGAAGTTCACAATGACGATGTTGAACGAACGGTTCAGGGAGCCACGGTGAAACGTAAAGGATCGGCCGAAGAGCCCGCTTTGGTGATCAAACAGGGTGACAAGAAAATTGTGAAATCGGCTAGCGAAGTTACCAAGAACAAAAAGTAAAAATGGGCGCTACAGAACTCAACGATACCCAGAAAAAATCGGCCCGAGCCGATTTTGATGAAGCCGTTAATATGTCTGCTTCACAGCTTGACAAGTGGCTTCAGACGGACGAGTCCAAGTCGGTTGGGCAAACAAAAGACGGAGACAATGAGTCGATTGGTCATCAATCAGGACATCATATTGTCAATATTCTCAACAAGAAAACCAGTGACTTGTCTGACAGTGACTATGCGCACATGGAAAAGGTAGTAAGTTATGTCAAACGGCATATGGCGCAACGTCCCGATAAGGTAGCTGGCTCAAACTGGAGTTACTCGTTAAAAAACTGGGGACACGATCCGGAAAAAAAATGAGCGCCCCGTTTGCTCACTAATTTAGATTCTGGTTCGTTTCAGCGTTACTAACGCACCAGCCAGGATACGAAGTCAATACATTAATAGTCAGTAAGTTTACACTTAATTGCTGACTTTAAATGACGTAAAAATGCACTTTCTGATTTACTCAACTATAAATTAAGTACCTGTTCAAATTCACCCTACACAATTACAAAACGTTATGAACGTAAAACAAACACGAGGAGAAATCCTTGACCAACTCAATCGGCTTCTGACCCTTAGCCACGACGCAGAAAAAGGCTACAAGGAAGCAGCCGAAAATGCAAAAGATAATGAACTGAAGAGTCTGTTTCTGGCTCAGTCGCGCCAACGGGCAGAGTTTGCGCTGTCTCTCGACCGTGAGATTCGGGCGCTGGGTGGCGAACCAGATAACGGAACAAGTATTGCGGCTGATTTACACCGCGCCTGGATCAACATAAAATCGACATTTGCCTCCGACGACGACAAAGCCACCGTTGAGGAGTGCCACCGGGGCGATCAGGAAGCCCTTGAAAATTATAATGCTGTGTTGCAGGAAACTGATTTAGTTGCCAGCACACGTGAACTCTTGCTTCAACAAAAACAGAGCATCGATACGGCAAATGCGACGATGGCTCGTTTGGCCTTGGTAGTGTAGTGAATGGTGGGATTGGAAAGCCTACCTCCGTTGGAGGTAGGCTTTTTTGTGTTATACCCCTCTAAAAACAATCCCAATGGACAGAATGTTACGTTACAAACATGCTGCGAAAGCATATAAATGCTTCAGATAAATTTACGTTATGAGTAAACAGTCCAAATCGAAATCTTTTTTCGAATCAATTAAATCAAGACCTGGCAAACCCTATCCTTTGGGTGCTACGTATGATACTGAGGGTGTAAACTTTGCCTTATTTAGTGAAAACGCCACTGCCGTTTATTTGTGTTTATATAACCCATCCGATCCTGCTGAAGAGGTGGCTCGTATTACGCTGGAGGAACGGACGGATTTAGTTTGGCACATCTATATTGAAGGACTTCGCCCTGGACAATTATACGGGTTTCGGGTTGATGGGCCTTATTCACCGGAAACGGGCCATTTTTTCAACCCGAACAAACTCCTGCTCGACCCGTATGCCCACGCAATCAACGCGCCCGTTAACCACAACAACGCCTGGTTAGGATACGACTATACGAAGAAAGCGTCGGAGCATCACAAAAACGAAGCCATCCTGTCGATGAGTGAAGAGGATAGTGGACCAAGCATGCCCAAGAGCGTTATTATCGATACGGCTTTCGATTGGGAAGACGACACTGCTCCTGACACGCCCCTGCATCGCTCGATTATTTACGAGATGCATGTGAAAGGATTCTCCTACTTACACCCTACTATTGACGAGCGCGTTCGGGGAACGTATGCCGGAATAGGCACGCCTGAGAGTGTTGATTACCTAAAGCGGTTAGGGATCACGGCCGTTGAATTACTTCCTGTGCATCAGTTTACGGACGAGAGCTATTGGGGTTACAACAGCATTGGCTTCTTTGCTCCTCAAAATACCTATTCGTCTTCCGGCATGGCAGGCCAGCAGGTCGTTGAGTTCAAGCAGATGGTAAAAAATCTGCACCAGGCAGGCATCGAAGTCATTCTGGATGTCGTCTATAACCATACAGCGGAGGGTAATCAGCTCGGGCCAACGCTCTCCTTCAAAGGCATCGACAATCGAGTATACTACCATCAGGTTGGCGATAATCCAGCCTATTACATGGATTATACAGGTACGGGCAATACATTCAACCTGAGTCATCCCCGCGTGCTGCAATTGGTTATGGACAGCCTGCGTTATTGGGTGACCGATATGCACGTCGATGGATTCCGTTTTGACCTGGCATCTGCTCTGATTCGGACCGATGAAGAGTTCGGCTCCGTTTCGTCATTCCTGGATACCGTTGCCCAGGACCCAATTCTGGCCCGGGTGAAGCTCATCGCCGAACCTTGGGATATTCAGTCGTATAATGTTGGTGGTTTCCCTGTGCGCTGGTCGGAGTGGAACGGTAAATTCCGGGATTCACTGCGGTCCTTCTGGAAAGGTGACGATAGCAAGGCGGCTGAAACAGCGATACGCTTGCTGGGAAGTCCCGATTTATACGCCAATGATGGCCGGTCACCAGCCAACAGTATCAACCTGATTACGGCCCATGATGGCTTTACCCTCAATGATCTGGTCAGCTATAATGACAAGCACAATGAGGCCAATGGCGAAAATAACAATGACGGTTCCAACGACAATATGAGCTGGAACTGCGGAGCCGAAGGACCTACAGATGATGAGGCTATTAACGAGCTACGCGAACGCCAGAAACGAAACTTCCTGACTACTATGCTGCTCAGCCAGGGAACCCCGATGCTGGTGATGGGCGACGAGTGCGGCCGGACACAGCAGGGCAACAATAATGGCTATAATCAGGATAGCGAAATTAGCTGGATGGACTGGCATTGGAACGACAAGCAACAAGCCTTATTCGAGTTTACGAGCCAGCTTACCGACCTTCGCCGTACCATTCCGCTCCTGAGCCGACGTCGTTTCTTTGACCGGGAGCAGGTGGCTTATCTGCTCCCTAACGGTGGCGAGATGACAAGCGATGATCTGGAAAATCCGCATACACACTGCCTGGCACTCTTCATCGATGGCTTGCGTGTTTCGGAACAAACCGAAGACGGGCAGGATATTGGTGACGAACAGCTGATCTGGATCCTAAACGCCTATTGGGAACCTATTGACTTTATGCTGCCTAAAATTGGCCGTAAAAGTTCTCAGTGGGAAATCGTTGTCAACACCGATACTGGCGAGATTCATCCAAATGGCTCCCCCATTAAGGGCGGCCATGAAATTAGTGTTCCTGGCCGGTCGTCGCTGTTGTTACGACTCAAATAAGGTCAGGTTTATCAACCAAAAGGGGTCAGAACGCAATGTTCTGACCCCTTTTGGTTGGTAGAATTGCATGAGGTTTTAAGAAGCCTTGCTATTCAGGTTTAAGGGACCTATTTTGTTAGTCGTTAATGAATTGATTATTTCTCACGAAACGTCCACTCTTTAACTCCAACCGGCGCATTCTGGAGCGCGGTATACAGCTGTTTATCATTTTTAAAAACCAATTTATCCAGCAAAAACGTCTCAACATGTACGGCAAACGCTGGCGTGTCGAAAGGCCACGGCTCCATGGAAAGCGATGCATCTGTTCGTTGATGGATGTAATACGGGATGCCATCTGGCCCCAGGCTTACTTCCAGACGACGACTTTCGGGCGGCACCTGATCCATGCACAAGACCAGCGACAGGGCATCACACCACTGAAGAAACGCATAGGCATAATCGGCTTCTTTTTT
It encodes:
- a CDS encoding DUF1573 domain-containing protein, with the protein product MKRILFFASLILLTASIAMTVPAALFNWRSATHDFGRIAQGKPVTAEYTFTNTGELPLVINSAKGSCGCTGVDYPKGAVLPGQTGKIKATFNAAALGAFNKTVLVESNAEGGSQTLYLKGEVVKEAASAQ
- a CDS encoding ferritin-like domain-containing protein, producing the protein MNVKQTRGEILDQLNRLLTLSHDAEKGYKEAAENAKDNELKSLFLAQSRQRAEFALSLDREIRALGGEPDNGTSIAADLHRAWINIKSTFASDDDKATVEECHRGDQEALENYNAVLQETDLVASTRELLLQQKQSIDTANATMARLALVV
- the glgX gene encoding glycogen debranching protein GlgX, whose protein sequence is MSKQSKSKSFFESIKSRPGKPYPLGATYDTEGVNFALFSENATAVYLCLYNPSDPAEEVARITLEERTDLVWHIYIEGLRPGQLYGFRVDGPYSPETGHFFNPNKLLLDPYAHAINAPVNHNNAWLGYDYTKKASEHHKNEAILSMSEEDSGPSMPKSVIIDTAFDWEDDTAPDTPLHRSIIYEMHVKGFSYLHPTIDERVRGTYAGIGTPESVDYLKRLGITAVELLPVHQFTDESYWGYNSIGFFAPQNTYSSSGMAGQQVVEFKQMVKNLHQAGIEVILDVVYNHTAEGNQLGPTLSFKGIDNRVYYHQVGDNPAYYMDYTGTGNTFNLSHPRVLQLVMDSLRYWVTDMHVDGFRFDLASALIRTDEEFGSVSSFLDTVAQDPILARVKLIAEPWDIQSYNVGGFPVRWSEWNGKFRDSLRSFWKGDDSKAAETAIRLLGSPDLYANDGRSPANSINLITAHDGFTLNDLVSYNDKHNEANGENNNDGSNDNMSWNCGAEGPTDDEAINELRERQKRNFLTTMLLSQGTPMLVMGDECGRTQQGNNNGYNQDSEISWMDWHWNDKQQALFEFTSQLTDLRRTIPLLSRRRFFDREQVAYLLPNGGEMTSDDLENPHTHCLALFIDGLRVSEQTEDGQDIGDEQLIWILNAYWEPIDFMLPKIGRKSSQWEIVVNTDTGEIHPNGSPIKGGHEISVPGRSSLLLRLK
- a CDS encoding lipase family protein, with the protein product MILLKSTIFLFLLGAMLLVAPSSCKQSNSTESVTPVPARTLVSSALLGEYTTAQLRSRFTGVNAPLQFFIRYGIKAYRLEYTTTNTDGKTIKASGALIIPSVPTPVAMISMQHGTITREDDAPSNFYSSSEAYSFGSVFASQGYIIAAPDYIGYGASKDLPHTYEQRNGLATASLDMIRATRDFLTDQQINWDKRLMIAGYSEGGYATMSLQKKIEEETGTEFNLVASSCGAGAYDKPAFMKQIINEKSSGVDYINRLYLWVLQTYDRIYGLNRPASAYFKEPYATQIAAQGNNATINVSLNQAFTDSFRQGINNGTDKAFLAAVQDNDVHDWKPRTPTRLYHGDADEIVNFLNSQNAYDAMTKRGATNVQLIPIKGATHATGVLSFILGTYDFFGTIQ
- a CDS encoding OmpA family protein — encoded protein: MNSQLKSAGTRSLAMLMAAGILSGNILTSCKSSAQSLNKTQKGGIVGASGGAVIGGMIGKSKGNTALGAILGATVGGAAGAVIGRRMDKQAEEMKRDMPNAQVERVGEGIKVSLGSDILFDVDSYALKSDTKQQLIDFAKSLNKYEDTDIVVEGHADATGSDAHNLTLSKQRADAVAKFLEAQGVKTSRVDEKGYGEAQPIADNSTEAGRRKNRRVDVAVFANKKLQRDAKDGKIGE
- a CDS encoding sensor histidine kinase produces the protein MSRLRLLIVLSVLSIIGILAVQAIWVRNAYALRERQFRQSAFIALQDVADDVAQLNHFTINRYAVTQLSPDYFIVNTDAPIDPVTLEAFIQRSLQQHHLITDYEYGIYNCETDRMVYGAYVSTSSSTPLTTGIQGKNLPKFPRYTYYFGIRFPNQTGFVAGQLSGWLWSTVAVLVVVMFFGYTLSVVLKQRRLTEVQRDFINNITHELQTPVSTIRVAADVLQSDAILQQPDRLKQYARVMGEESRRLQKQINSVLQLARSERNGFVLDREVIDLHELMTTVADRFAPYVTLGLMAPDARLQADRYHLETSLNNLIDNALKYCTTTPCVLLETRLERGQLIWSVKDNGIGIAPEHQKAVFHQFFRVTSGHTHNVKGFGLGLYYVHQVMRAHGWRLTLTSQPDQGSTFAIACPYLKSVRVNERKSECPSGAKVV
- a CDS encoding DUF3140 domain-containing protein, with amino-acid sequence MGATELNDTQKKSARADFDEAVNMSASQLDKWLQTDESKSVGQTKDGDNESIGHQSGHHIVNILNKKTSDLSDSDYAHMEKVVSYVKRHMAQRPDKVAGSNWSYSLKNWGHDPEKK
- a CDS encoding response regulator transcription factor encodes the protein MNTAHILFVEDDINLGFVVRDTLENVPFAVTHCTTGPEAWVAFQTQSFDLCLLDVMLPQTDGFTLARQIRSVNTQIPILFLSALADKSDRLQGLRLGADDYLTKPFSVEELLLKINIFLRRTIKEASLLTNTFLDRKNLTLSVHGQTQILTQREADVMAYLLDRPNTLVRRDELLRAVWGDDDYFMGRSLDVFISRLRKRLAQSASLRIENVHSVGFILRQ
- a CDS encoding hypervirulence associated TUDOR domain-containing protein, which gives rise to MATVKKGDEVTWNYGKGKAKGTVAEVHNDDVERTVQGATVKRKGSAEEPALVIKQGDKKIVKSASEVTKNKK